The sequence GATAGGGAACCCTTCTTGTGTAAATAAGTTTAGGTCTCTTTCTTAAGAAAAAGGTTGATAACCAAACAAACCAGTGAGCCTTTGAGATGTGTGTATTAACAATGTCGTACTGGGAAACTATTTTTGAGAGCTCCCTTGCTTCTCTAATACTGAACTTCTTAGTATTCGGAAAGTAACGGACATCGATTCCCTCTTTCCTTGCTCTTCTCTCTAACTCCGTTCCCCTAAAACAGAGAATATCAGTTTTAACTTCGAGTCTGCTCATGTACTTAGCAAGGAGTAAACACTGTTCAGTTCCACCGCTCCAACCTCTTGCAGTGGTAGCCTGTAAAATTTTCATAAAAACTCCTTATTGATTTGTAGAGTATAATTTAGGATTGAATGAATGTTAAAAAATTATACAGCTCAAAGAGAACTAAGGGATACATTATAGGAGATGAAAAAAGATACTTTCTTAAAGTATTTTACGGTCATTCGTTTAATGTCTATTTGAAATCAATAAAAACTATCTATAACAGAAGTCGACCGGAGAATGAGTTTTTCTTCTCTAAATTTTTAAATAAAAAAGACATAAAAACGATTGATGTTTTGAGATACAAATCGAAAACTTTTCTGAAATTTCTAAAGTTGGATGTTGGTTACACAATAAGCAATTACGAAAATATCATTCCATTAGATAAATTAAAAAATGATGCCAATTTTTCAAGACTCATTTTGGAAAGTGTTTGTCTATCTGCAAAACTCCATAACCTATCTGTAAGACATGGTGATTTATCAGTCTCCAACTTCGGTTTTAACGGCAGAGAAATAATATTAATAGATTTAGAAACAATGAGTTTTACTTTTTCTGTATACCAAACAGCAAAGGAGTTTGCAGACTACCTCTATGATATTTGGAAAAATAGGCCGGACTTAGATTTAACAGAAATCCTTAAAGTTTATATATCACAAATTAACCTCTCAGACCGAAAGAGGGAAAAATTCAGAAAATTTGCTTTAGGGAAGCTTAAAAAGTGGGGAATCTTATGAAGAGAGTATTAATAATTCAGATAAGACAGTTGGGAGATATTCTGTTATCAACGCCGCTGTGCAGAGCTCTTAGGGAAAATCTTTCAAGTGTTGAGGTTCACTTTCTAACATCAGAAATTGGCAAGAGTATCGTTCTTGGAAACCCCTACATAGACGAGATACTAACGTTAAGTGAAGGGATAGTTGGAGAAGTTAGAGCTGTTTTAACTACATTAAGAAACAGGTACGATGCAGTAATAGACGTTCAAAGAACAGGTAGGTCAAGGAGAATCACGCTGTTCTCCCTTTCTTCAAGGAGAATTGCCTTTAAGAAAAAAAACTTTGAAATTGGATACAACGTACCTATTGAATGGGAAAACAGAGGATACACTGCTTGGGAAAGAATCAAACTCCTTGAGGGATTGGGAGTAAAGGTCAGAAACTATCAGGATTACCTACCAGAGTTTTACAACTTTAAGCCAGTAAAAAGTTTAAAACTCGACAAGTATGCAGTAATAGTTCCGACTGCGAGAAAGAGAGAAAAAATGTGGGAAGTTAAAAATTTCCAAGAAATTATCTCCTTTATTCATAGAGAATTGGGTATTAAAACAGTTCTTCTCTACGGAAAAGGTGAGGAGGAGGAGAAAAAAAAATACAAGAACCTTCAGGGAACTATAATTCCAGAGAGAGCTCTCTCCATAGGTGAATCTGCATCTGTTATTAAGGGAGCTCTCTTCTTTATAGGACTTAACTCTTTCGCCTCCCACCTCTCAATTTCGGTTGGGACAAAGACCATTATCATAGACAAAAAACACTCAGGCTGGTTTCCTCCAATTCCCTTAGTAAAAGAAGTTTACGGAGATGGAAAATTTCCCAATGTAGACAGTGTTAAAAAGGCCATCTTGGAACTAATGGGATAGAAACTGCATATCGACCAACTTCTTATAGTCAGGGAGTTTAGAGTAGAGTTCTTTATGCTTTCCCCTTGCCAGGATTTTCCCGTTTTTTATAAATATTATTTCGTCACTGTCTAATATTGTTGAGAGCCTGTGGGCTATTGTTATCAAAATTTTGTCCTTGAACATTTCATCAATTGCCCTTTGAATTGCCTTTTCAGTTTCAGAATCAAGAGCACTTGTAGCCTCATCCAAGATTAAAACGTCTGGACTTTTTAAAACCGCCCTTGCAATTGCTATTCTCTGTCTCTGCCCTCCAGAAAAGAGAACTCCCCCTTCACCAATTAGGGTATCATAACCTTCTGGGAGTGAGATAATATCGTTGTGTATGTTTGCTACTTTAGCTGCTTCGACAATCTCTTCAAGTGTTGCATCTGGTTTTCCTATTGCTATGTTTTCCCTTACAGTTCCCCTAAAGAGAATAATCTCCTGTGAAACCATTCCTATTCTCTTCCTGTAAGGGACTAACTTCAATCTCTTAAGCTCTACCCCATTAACCTCAATCCTTCCTTCTGTTGGGTCGTAGAACCTTGGAATCAGACTTGCAAGTGTTGACTTTCCACTGCCGGAACGTCCCACAATGGCGTACTTCTTTCCCTTTTCAAACAGGCAAGAGATATTTTCTAAAACTCTCTTTTCAGAATTTGGATACCTAAAGGAAACTGATTTAAACTCAATCCTTTCTACATCTCCCTTAATTTCTAAATCTCCATCTTTAAGCTCATACTCACTGGAAAGAGAAAGAACGGACCTTATTCTTTTGGCCACAGTTATGGACTGCTGAATTCTATTGTAGTTCTGCCCCAACTTCCTTATTGGCTCGTAGGCCATTATTAAAGCTATAATGAAGGAGAAGAAAGCCCCTGCTGTCGTTTCTCCAGCTAAAACCCTTTTACCTCCGTAGAAAATTAAAAATCCAACGATGAGAGCTCCGGTCAGTTCAACTATAGGAGGGTATATTGCTTCCGTTCTCTTTATCTTCATAAACTCTTTTATGTACCTATCGTTATCCCTCTTGAAAGACTCCGAAAGTTTTTTTTCCAAGCTAAAGAGCTTTATCTCCCTTATGTTCTTTACGGCCTCAAAAAGATGCTCTGTAACAACTATTAGTTTATCCTGCATCCTATCTGTGTACTTCTTTATTCTCTTTCCTATTCTTGAAATAACGTATCCAATTAAAGGAAGTCCCAAAAAGCCCAAAACCGCTAACTGAAAGTCCTGATAGAAAACAACTCCTACAAGACCTATAGCTGTAAGAGTGTTTCTAAAGAACGTGGCAATCTGCCTCGTCGTAAAGTCCTGAAGGAGCGATGTATCGTTGAGTATTCTTGAAATAAAAGAACCTGGAGGTTCCTTTAGAAATACTTCAAGTGGTAAGGATATTACCTTCTCGTAGAGCTCCTCCCTCAAAAAGGCTATAACCTTTTGTCCTATATAGGACATACTGTAGTAGTTAACAAAAAAGACTACCCCTTTAAGGAAGACGAGAAAAATCAGAATTAGCGGAATTACACTTATCATTCTCTCATTTTTTTCAACAAAAACAGAGTTAACAACAACCTTAACGAAGTAGGCCAAATACGAAGTTATAAGGGCATTTAGAATAAGGGTAATAACGGCAATACCTACAAGAAACTTCATAGGTTTTAAGTAGCGAAAAATCCATAATGGAAATTCCTTCACCTTTTCTCCCTACAGAGAGTAAAGTAAGCTACGAGTTCTAAACCAAAACATACCCTTTTTGTTACCAACTGCAAGTCTCTTTATTCTGCAATAGTTACCTCTATTAAATCCCCTCTCTGTTGTAAAACAAAACTCGTAACCTAAACTCCTGGCAACTTTAACTGCTCTTTCACTGTAAATTCCCCAGGGCCATGCGAGAGCTTTTACCTTTTTCCCAAGTTTCTCCTCTAAAATTCCTTTAGAAAGCCTTAACTCCTCTTCAGACTTTCCTTTTTCTGAAACTAAAATACTTGTAAGTTCAGTTCCCTCCTTTACCCTTTTCCTCTCATCCTCCGGTAGAGAAAATATCCTCCAGTCCTTACCCTCTTTATAAGGCTTTCCTTTTCCTAAAACTGCTCTGTGGGTAAGTCCGTGCGACTCTACAGAAACAAGCCCTGTTGACTCTAAGTAGCGGAGCTCTCCCCAAGACAAAAAAGGAGAGTTGTCTCCTCTCAAAAATGAATTTTTAAAGGCATCGTAAGTTGAAACGTTAGAATCCTCAGCAGATGTCCTTATCCCTTTAGTGTCCAAAACCCTATCGGGTGAAACAAAGAGAACTGCTGGAATGGAGAGCTCCTTTAAGATGGGAAAGGCATAGAACAGAAAGTCTGAAAATCCATCATCAAAAGTTACCATAGCTGAAGGGAACTTTTTAGAGTTCTGTAGGTTTTCAAGTTTAATTAAGTTAAAGTGATTTTTTAAAAATTCCATCTGTTTCCTAAATATCTTAGGAGAAAGTCCCAACTCTGGATGAACTCTATGGTAAAGAAGAACAACAAATCCCATTAAAGTACCTTCCTATCCGGTAATTTTCCCGTTAAAGCTCCATTATACAAATCAATAAGTTTGTTAACATAGTTTTCTATTGAGTAATTTTTGGCAGTTTCTTTAGCTTTTTCTGATAGTTCTTTATAGAGATTCTCATCTGATAATAGTTTTTTTACAGCATTTGCTATATCCTTTGGATTTATAGGAACAACGAAACTGCAGTTTGAAGCTATTTCCTTTGACGGTACATTTGGAGAGATAACCGCAGGTAAGCCGGCATACATTGCCTCAAGATGTGCTATTCCTAATCCCTCATATTCTGATGGCATTAGGAGAACATGTGATTGTTTGAGTATTCCAGGAACATCACTTCTATATCCTGTAAATATAACTTTATTTGATAGATTTAAGGATTTAGCAAGGTCTTTAAGCTTTTCTTTCTCGTTACCCTCTCCAACAATTAACAGTTTGGTATTTGGAAGTTCCTTTTCTATGAGGGAGAAAGCTTTTATAGCTATGTCAAAGTTCTTCTGTTTAACAAGGCGACCTACACAAACTATATACTTAAATGAACTACCTAATCTAAACCTTGTTTTCACTTTAAATTTTGAAAAGTCCACTCCATTGTAGAGAATGTAATGAGGCTTCGAAAATAAATTATGTTCTTTTTCAACAATTCTATAAACTTCTTTAGATACGGAAAGGAAAATATTAGTTCTTAAAGATAAAAATTTATTAAAAATCCTTCTTTCTATTCTGTGTTCCCGTTTTATATTGTGTATATGAGTGATAATTTTTGTATTGATAGATAGAGAGGAAATTCGAGAGAAATAATCAGCAGAAAACTGCATAGAGTGTACTATATTTGGAGAAATTTCTTTTAACAATTTTCTAAG is a genomic window of Balnearium lithotrophicum containing:
- a CDS encoding glycosyltransferase, whose amino-acid sequence is MKVVFVVGGLPFGGIENLLFDVSKELIKRNFRFKIINISGTGSKLQEFLNAGISIINLNKNLKTLKTYRLDTAFKLRKLLKEISPNIVHSMQFSADYFSRISSLSINTKIITHIHNIKREHRIERRIFNKFLSLRTNIFLSVSKEVYRIVEKEHNLFSKPHYILYNGVDFSKFKVKTRFRLGSSFKYIVCVGRLVKQKNFDIAIKAFSLIEKELPNTKLLIVGEGNEKEKLKDLAKSLNLSNKVIFTGYRSDVPGILKQSHVLLMPSEYEGLGIAHLEAMYAGLPAVISPNVPSKEIASNCSFVVPINPKDIANAVKKLLSDENLYKELSEKAKETAKNYSIENYVNKLIDLYNGALTGKLPDRKVL
- a CDS encoding ABC transporter ATP-binding protein, producing the protein MKEFPLWIFRYLKPMKFLVGIAVITLILNALITSYLAYFVKVVVNSVFVEKNERMISVIPLILIFLVFLKGVVFFVNYYSMSYIGQKVIAFLREELYEKVISLPLEVFLKEPPGSFISRILNDTSLLQDFTTRQIATFFRNTLTAIGLVGVVFYQDFQLAVLGFLGLPLIGYVISRIGKRIKKYTDRMQDKLIVVTEHLFEAVKNIREIKLFSLEKKLSESFKRDNDRYIKEFMKIKRTEAIYPPIVELTGALIVGFLIFYGGKRVLAGETTAGAFFSFIIALIMAYEPIRKLGQNYNRIQQSITVAKRIRSVLSLSSEYELKDGDLEIKGDVERIEFKSVSFRYPNSEKRVLENISCLFEKGKKYAIVGRSGSGKSTLASLIPRFYDPTEGRIEVNGVELKRLKLVPYRKRIGMVSQEIILFRGTVRENIAIGKPDATLEEIVEAAKVANIHNDIISLPEGYDTLIGEGGVLFSGGQRQRIAIARAVLKSPDVLILDEATSALDSETEKAIQRAIDEMFKDKILITIAHRLSTILDSDEIIFIKNGKILARGKHKELYSKLPDYKKLVDMQFLSH
- a CDS encoding glycosyltransferase family 9 protein; this encodes MKRVLIIQIRQLGDILLSTPLCRALRENLSSVEVHFLTSEIGKSIVLGNPYIDEILTLSEGIVGEVRAVLTTLRNRYDAVIDVQRTGRSRRITLFSLSSRRIAFKKKNFEIGYNVPIEWENRGYTAWERIKLLEGLGVKVRNYQDYLPEFYNFKPVKSLKLDKYAVIVPTARKREKMWEVKNFQEIISFIHRELGIKTVLLYGKGEEEEKKKYKNLQGTIIPERALSIGESASVIKGALFFIGLNSFASHLSISVGTKTIIIDKKHSGWFPPIPLVKEVYGDGKFPNVDSVKKAILELMG
- a CDS encoding polysaccharide deacetylase family protein, whose protein sequence is MGFVVLLYHRVHPELGLSPKIFRKQMEFLKNHFNLIKLENLQNSKKFPSAMVTFDDGFSDFLFYAFPILKELSIPAVLFVSPDRVLDTKGIRTSAEDSNVSTYDAFKNSFLRGDNSPFLSWGELRYLESTGLVSVESHGLTHRAVLGKGKPYKEGKDWRIFSLPEDERKRVKEGTELTSILVSEKGKSEEELRLSKGILEEKLGKKVKALAWPWGIYSERAVKVARSLGYEFCFTTERGFNRGNYCRIKRLAVGNKKGMFWFRTRSLLYSL